The Doryrhamphus excisus isolate RoL2022-K1 chromosome 1, RoL_Dexc_1.0, whole genome shotgun sequence genome includes a window with the following:
- the gtf2a1 gene encoding transcription initiation factor IIA subunit 1, giving the protein MASSANSNPVPKLYKTVIEDVINEVRELFLDEGVDEQVLLELKTLWESKLLQSKAVDGFHSEDQAALQAAQQQQQQHQQQQQQVQQVQQVSQPAQTQQVILSPQQQQAPQQQVLVPDSKILQHMTATGMSAAATQAALALPTGVTPYPQLITSSGQFLQVVRAPNGAQYIIQQPQQPILLQQQMQPGSVQAPVIQQVLAPLQGGLSQQTGVIIQQPQIVLAPGNKVPGNTQVMQAAAMAPQTGQAAAAAQVQQVQQAQGAAAPQAQVQPQQAGQPQAQQPPIMLQVDGAGDTSSDEDEDEEEEYDEDEEEEKDKDGGEDGQVEEEPLNSGDDVSDEEGQELFDTENVVVCQYDKIHRSKNKWKFHLKDGIMNLNGRDYVFSKAIGDAEW; this is encoded by the exons ATGGCGAGCTCGGCTAACTCGAACCCAGTG CCTAAACTGTACAAGACTGTGATTGAGGATGTGATAAACGAGGTCCGAGAGTTGTTCCTCGATGAGGGAGTGGATGAACAAGTCCTTCTGGAGCTGAAAACG CTATGGGAAAGCAAACTTTTGCAGTCCAAGGCGGTAGACGGCTTCCACTCGGAGGACCAGGCTGCCCTGCAGGCCgctcagcaacagcagcagcaacaccaacagcagcaacagcaagTCCAACAAGTCCAGCAGGTTTCCCAGCCTGCACAGACCCAGCAAGTCATCCTGTCTCCCCAGCAGCAGCAAG CCCCCCAGCAGCAAGTTCTTGTTCCAGATTCCAAGATCCTACAGCACATGACTGCAACGGGGATG AGTGCAGCAGCTACACAAGCGGCGCTTGCTCTGCCCACAGGGGTCACACCGTATCCCCAGCTCATCACCAGCTCAG GTCAGTTCCTGCAGGTTGTCCGTGCGCCTAACGGGGCTCAGTACATAATTCAGCAGCCTCAGCAGCCCATCCTCTTGCAGCAGCAGATGCAACCAGGCTCTGTGCAGGCCCCAGTCATCCAGCAG GTCCTGGCTCCTCTACAAGGAGGCCTGTCTCAACAAACTGGAGTCATCATCCAACAGCCACAGATCGTCTTAGCTCCTGGAAACAAAGTCCCAGGCAACACACAG GTGATGCAGGCCGCTGCAATGGCGCCCCAGACTGGTCAGGCAGCGGCTGCAGCTCAGGTCCAGCAAGTCCAGCAGGCTCAGGGCGCAGCAGCACCACAGGCCCAAGTGCAGCCACAGCAGGCGGGTCAACCCCAGGCTCAGCAGCCGCCCATAATGCTGCAAGTGGACGGGGCCGGAGACACGTCCTCggatgaagatgaggacgaAGAAGAGGAGtatgatgaagatgaggaggaggagaaagacaaGGACGGGGGAGAAGATGGCCAGGTGGAGGAG GAGCCACTGAACAGCGGCGATGATGTCAGTGACGAGGAGGGCCAGGAGCTGTTTGACACAGAGAATGTAGTAGTGTGCCAGTATGACAAG ATTCACAGAAGTAAGAACAAATGGAAATTCCATCTAAAAGACGGCATCATGAATCTGAACGGGAGAGACTATGTCTTCTCCAAAGCCATCGGGGACGCCGAATGGTAA